One Mugil cephalus isolate CIBA_MC_2020 chromosome 17, CIBA_Mcephalus_1.1, whole genome shotgun sequence genomic window, GTGGTTTCCAGTGAAGCTTTCATTCATATATATCTACACAAAACTGACGCTGAAACACTCGTCATCTCACTTCAAAGCAAAAATATGTGATATATGAATCAAGTAAGACGTCAATTTCAAAACGCTGACACTCGACTCTAATCCAGAAGCTTCTCAAGGCTTCATTCGCACATTTCTAGCAGTTTCTGTCTCagtctcctcagatgttttctctgctcgATGCAGCCAAAGATTTGACCCTTTTCAAACAGACCaacatggttgttgaagaaatgaggAGCAAAACATAACTAAAACATAATCGCTCACGCAGCAATTATCCAATAAGAGGCTCGTACCTATTAGTTAAATCacaggtggagccttttatttctttatttttttgtattttttgcctCTTCTCACCTGAGCGTGAGGAGACGCTGGTTCTCCTCATTGTTCCAGGCCATGAGGCGGCGATGCTCCTCCGCCTCCTGCCTCGCCCTCTCCTCCGCCCGGGAGCCCGTCTCCTCCTCGTACTTCTTCCGCAGCACCTCCTCCTTAAACGCCATGCTgacaaatacaagaaaaagaagctttaaaattattttcttttatttctctactTTGAAAACCAAACATTAATGTTTAAAGGGGCGTCTGCAGTctgacattattttaattattattactgtttgtTCTGGTTGGGATGTAGCAGATAATTAATTTTCTTATAAATAGTTAATTTtgtttaataagaaaaaaaaattacattatgaTAAAACCACTGTTTAACTCCATCAACTTAGCagaaaatttaataaaatataaatatataaaatatttgcaagaataaaaataagggaattaaaataagtaaataaaataataataataatatttttccGTGAAATTAAGTGGATGtacaaacattaaaaatttatatttttaaacatccTGGATTAATTCACGTACCGAAGCGCCGTCATCATGAGCTGGTACTCGGAGAATCTCTCCTTCATCACCACCATCTCCACCGGGTCCACGGGTGGAGGCACTTTAATCCGCCCCTCCTTGGACTTGGCCACCGGGTCCCCGCGGGACTTTCGGCCGCGCACAGCCTCGACGAGCACGGCTCTCCCGGGCGAGAGGAGCCGGGAAACCTGGGCGCTCCGCCGGGAAACTACCTGGAACATGTCGGCGTGGAAACGTCGCTACAGCCGCGGGTTCTTCAGTCGCTAAAATGTCGCGGGTGatggaaacatttaaagttataaaaaatgtgtgtttagagTTCACATTGAGACAGAAATGTTATCGACACAAGGCGACGGCCATGTTGTTGACCTCTGACCGGCGGAAGTGATTATTAACATAGAAAGACTctaccgccacctactggtgGGAGGTGATATCGGTCCgataaaaataattaagacAGATTCATTAtaaatctgaatgttttttagattattaatcagttaagataagataagatacgatTTTTTCATGGACGTGTCTACCCAATTTATAGGAGGTAAACTTTGTcccagcacccctaaaaataagacaataataaaataataataaaattaataagaataaaacaaaaagtttttcttgtttttttaaaaaagaaaaaaaaaagaaaaaagatttgcCTATGATAATATGACAAACAAAATCAGTGCACATTTTCATACACTGTGAactctttaatttaatttaatttaatttgtacaGATACCCTTAAGAGTAACACATCTTTTGGCTTTCTTAAAATattacatgaatatatatttatttattattgtgaaTTCTGAATTAAGTGGTTGACAATACAGACATCTGTCCAATAAATCCTGTTCTTTCTGTATTATCCTGATGATAATATTTgagggaaaatgtgttttatattatgttTTACTGCTGTTACAATGCTTCAATGAATAGAATCAactgtatatttgttattttttaaagaaaattctGCAGATAGAATATCTATATaggcataataataaaatattaatcaatTACATGCATTGAAAGCAGCTTATAAATGCACAAGGAGACTTTGGACATATCTCAGGGTCAGTGGATTTTACTGCAGACAGTTTGTCTAAAAACCAGTCACCTAAACAATGGCTCAGCTGCAAGACACGATAATAAACGTGCTCCGTGCTGTTAAGCTACTGTTCACACCTGTGACCCATCAGGACGCTGCCTTAATTCCACCATttcttcaaaacaaacaaacaaaaacttgttAAACCCAAACACTGACAACACTAATtctattatgtatttttaatttatctatCAAAAGGTttgagtgttttctttcttttcttcagtgTGATTCCTGGAGTCAGACCAGTGACCGAGGCATCGATGAACTCGTTCCAGCTCCAGTCAGGAACAGAGGATGATGGGAAATCACAGTCCGGTGACATTGAAAGTCGTAGGTAAGAGGAAACCTGAGCTGTGTCATCATTATCAGCTATAAACCAGGCGACGTAATTCCCCTTTTAATgtaaaagtcaaaagaaaacacaaaatacgaGGTTGCAGGTCAGTTATATGTTTATTCAGCTTGTTGCCGGCTGTTACATGGACACCGAGCGTGTAATGGTGCAGACTTTGTATTAGTTTCAGAGATGTAAAGCACCATCTAGGTCTAGGTTTAGCAGACAGACAACAAGGAGCCCCTGCACTTTATCTTTCAGTTTCACAACTAAGCTTCAAATGAAAAATCTAGCATGAGAGAGACACACTGCTCGATTAAAAACGGGGGGAACCAGTAACGTTTTTACCCTCCACCGCATTTGCACGTGCACAAGGAAGAACTTAAAGCTTCCTGCAAGTGTAAAAGCGGAGGAAGACGAACTAAAAAACGAAACAATGGGTTTCTAACGCATTGAAAGGAAGATTTTAAGGTTACTGGTTCActgactactactactactaccacagAACCAGGATGTCGTGTCATTTATTGGTGGAGTTCCTCAAACACGAGCTTCTACTCTTAGTTTTTCGTCCTCCGTCACAAACAATTGGTCAAATGTTTGCACagtgaggctttttttttatttatttataaggtcAAATGTTTAACTCTGTTGTTTAACTAATGTGCACGAAAAAAACGGGAGGAACTCGACCAagaaacgacaacaacaacgcGTCCGTCCGTCTCGACGTAGCTTTGCGTAACTAATGCAGTGCAGCCACTCTGCGTTTTTTTCCACGTTCGCCGTCTTCTTGATGTGTGGTGTCAGAACGTGTGTAGAAGAAGGGGGACTTCTTGTTTGTTGGACCTCTTGTTTAGCACAAGGGCGCAGCTGTCTTGAGAAAGATGAgcgttttttttagttttgggaggaggaaggaatgaAATGTGTGGGAGGGggtattttttttggggggggggggaggaaagaCGATGAAGGGGAGGATGtcaaagaaatgagagaggatGAAGGTTTTACGCCGGGTTGGTGGCTTTTAATTCTAAATGAGCCCTGGGAGGGAAGGGTAAGCCAGTCGaatctcctccccctccagaaGTTTCCTGAAAcgagaaaggagaaaaacttTAGCTCTTCCTTCTTCGCGTTTTACGTGCTCCCGGTGGAAAACGTCTGTCGGCGTCTCACCTGTACGCAGCGATCTCAATATCGAGAGCCATCTTCACGTTGAGGAGGTCCTGGTACTCTCTCAGGTATCGAGCCATCTCCTGCTTGGCTTCGGCGATGTCCTGCTCCAGCTCGCTGATCCTCATCTGTGAAAGCAGAAAGACACGGACATTCGTCGTCATGCACGCTGTGACCTTGCAGATTCGAGCCGGCCCTCGTTTCCTGCACAGCACTAAAGCAGGCGGAGGATGGAGAATATATTCACAGCTCATCTTGCAGGAAAAGATGAGGACGTTTGATGTTTCTCTACTTCCCGGTTGAGTTGAGATGCAATAATTTGCACCGTGCACCATATAAACGTCACTGACCTGGTACTTCGTCACCTCCTTGGCCTGCgtctcctccagatcctccagcTGCTTGTTCAGGGAGTTGATGACGTTCCTGAGCGCGTCGATCTCCGACGAGCGGGACTGGAGCAGCCTCCGGTACTCCTGCGTCTCCTCCCGGATGGCGTGCACCGCCTCGTTGTTCTTGCTCGCCATCTCCGCCACGCTGGCGAACTTGCTCTGGTACCACTCCTCGGCCGCCTGCATGTTCTTGTGCGCCAGCCGCTCGTACTGGGCCCGGATGTCCCGCAGGGCGCTGGACAGGTCGGGCCGGGACACCTCCACGTCCACGCTGATGCTGGCCACCTGCAGCTGCGCCTGCAGCTCCGCCTGCTCCTCCGCGAACACCTTCTTCAGGAACGCCATCTCGTCGGACAGGGACGCCACGGTGGCCTCGGCGTCGCAGTTGTAGACCACGGCCCGGCTCGCCTCCTCCCGGGCCCTCTGCAGAGCCTCCTCGGCGTCCACGCGCCGCCTCGCCTCCTCCTCGCAGCGCTCCTTCATCTGCTCGTACACGTCCCGCAGATAGTCCCTCTCCGCCTCCATGCGCATCTTCTCGCCGCTCTCCGAATCGATCATGGCCCTCAGGCTCCGCGCCTCCCCCTCGTAAAGCCCCTGCAGGCGGGACGGGTCGCTCTGCCGCCTCTTCAGCGCGTCCAGCTCGGCCAGCAGGGCCCGGTTCTGCAGCTCCAGGTGTCTCACCTTCTCGATGTACGTGGCGAAGCGGTCGTTGAGGTCCACCAGCTGAGCCCTCTCCTGGGACCTCACCCCGAGCAGCTCCGTGTTGAGGGAGCTGGCCTGAGCCAGGTCCATCCTCTGGGACCCGTCCGGCAGCGAGGACGAGGCCGTCCTCAGGATCCTCTTCCCTGGCGGTGGAGGAGCTCGGGAAGACGAGTAGAAAGAGGAAGACATGGAGGATTTGGTTCGGGAGCCTTTGTAGCTGTCCCAAGGGCGGCGGTAGGAGATGTAGGAATCGTAGCTCATGATGAATTTTTtgttgtggggtttttttttttttttttgtgtgtttgttttaagaaAAGGATTTTTATGTCCCCCTTGTTCTGCACACCATCGGTGAGGATGAGCGAGCGCTTTTGCACTGCACCAGTTCAGTGATGCTGCAGATCCTGAGCTTTTATAGAGTCAGgctgcagcccccccccctccctccccacctcctcccatctcctcccatctcctccctccaccacaGAGAAGCCTGGTGCTGTCAGCATTCACCGGGCCAATCACAGCCCGCTGCAGTCAGGAGAGAGGAGGTCGGTTTATAGATTCGCTCTCCTCTAAAGCAGCCGGCGTCCTGTGTGGTAGAGTAGATTCCTATTTCATCGTCACTGACATCCATCCCTCTGGTTACTCCATACTTTTTTGCACATATATTTACGCTCCAAAATGCATCCATCAAGCATCACGCTTCACTTGCATAAAGTGAGGAACTAAACCTCCAGAAACAAAGAGTTCAGCCTGacctagaaaaagaaaagagtcagggaggaaaacacatttacttttaCGCTTTAACGTCTAAGGCTCAAAATATCCACctacttcttttatttatttatttatttagatcataaaaaggtcagaaaatggctattttatttttaatttgctgcaGGTTATAAGAGCGTAATAACCTTCAGGAAGAGGAGCAAAGGGCAGTTACCGTAACGACGGCGTATAAGGGCAACGTGTCGCCTTTGAGGAACCGTGGTATTTACGGTAATCCTAGAATGCACTGTTTGATATAAATGGGTTTCAGACGTGATGAGTCACGGATGTCGTTCTCCGGCCGTCCTGACTCTGACAGTTTGTGGGGGGAGACACCACCGAAGAAGAAAGGTGTGTAATCTGTATCTGCCGACACACGGTTCGGTCCAGAGAATGAGTCAGGGTGTAAATCAGCCTCAGTGTTTGTTGATCCAggggaataaataaagataaaaaaacaataaaaacaatagttGATTTGTTGGTATAATTCAACACAGATCATTTGTTTCTGGCTGTGTCATCTCTTATAGTTGTGTTAAAGTCCATTTATGCAGTTTTTAAGTAATTTTGTCgtgtatttgtctgttattgtcATGTATCTCTGTGTAGTTTCACGTCTTTGTGGATATTTTGTGCGTCTCTGCTTGAAGTTCCTCTTCACATCTTTGTAGctgttgcgtgtgtgtgtcaggagatTTTGTGTCTCTTCCTAAATAgatttctgtctctttgctgttgtgttttggacattttgtgtcttgttgtagttgctttgtttcagtcattttatgtctcctttgtcatttatttgttatttgttatttgttattttgagTTTCCTtagttgcacatgtttgtggaCATTTTGTGCATTCCTGCTTTTAGcgtgtttgtctctttgtaatTGTAGTGTACACCTGtatggttattttattttttattaatggtTACTGCTTGGTCTTTggagttttttcttgctttttctgTGATAAATTTCTGACTCCTTGTAGTTTTGAGTAAATACTGTGTTTATCTACaatatttttctacattttgtgtattttttatgtcatgttatgtctctttgtggttattatttatttttattttttgcatcttttcatATTTGTATGGTGTTATTATTTGTACAGCCAGTTGAACTGTGGCGGTAATAAAGCAAAATGTTAGCCTAGCATTAGCTTTGACCAAGCAACCTTCTTGCTCCAAGAGCCAATGCTTGGTAGTGAATCAGAAGAGCCGAATCccaatgatttttttccccttttctttctccttgcagggttttgttcatttgtttgaacaatttaaagttttattgaaatgttaaaagaaaagtaaaaatgcttGTGTAACAGAATAACTGCACAAAATTAGACAACTATTAAGCTCCTCATAAAGACGTTGAATGCAAAAGAgtctatcacacacacaaaccatctGTATTTGATTCATTggactaaataaaatatttaaaatatctatAAACGATACTAAATAAAGAGCCGTTCAGGAGCTGATAGAGTCGATTCTAATTTCAGAGCCTGTGGTAAAAGAGTCGACTCTCAGAAACGAGACGAACTAAGTGGTTAACTTTCCTGTTGACGACTAAGATCTAACGCGGAGTTCATAAATTCATATAAACATTGCTTTGCTGGCTTTAATAGAGCGTTTTCAAATACAATTTTATTTAACGTGCAATAAAACTCCTGAACGAGTGGAAtaaatttacataaacttgttaTCTTCAGAAGTAACGGATTTACTTTTGCTAACCCAGTGTAATTTTTTGGTTGTCCTACATTGGGTGCGCTTCATATATCCGCGACGCTGTGCCGCTTCAGCAAAAAGCGGGGAAACCAAATGGAACTCAGGCAGCACGTAAAGCGGTAATTTGCGCCGGTGAGGTTTTCGAGCGCGCTAATACTCCCTCCCgctgtggtcacatgaccatAACAGCGGTTGGTTACGTACGGAAGGACGTTCTGGTAACGGTCGATGACGTCATTTGTTATATTTAAGGCGCCGGTTAGTGACGGTTTTTCAAAATGGCCGCCGGCGCAGCAATGGGGTGTTTAACATGGAGGAGCCTCGGTAGTTTGACCCTCTGCTCCCTGCACTCAGTCCGGATATCAGCAGCGGGCAGCCGGCTCTGTAGCTCCGGACAGTCCGCCCAGCGGGAGAATCCACCGGAGGTtcgtattattattaatattttataaacaCGCCACTTTTTTAGTCATTTAGTCCTATGGAGACAGTTGTGTTTACATTTCGTGGttcgatactgaaatatttttacattttaggagtaaaaatattaaatttcgAATTAAAgttatgcatttaaaaaaatcaagagtaaaattattattagaaaaatATACTGTCACGCAGTAGGGAGTTttctaaactaaaatatttttaaatattttcagggtaaaaaaaaaaatataaaaaatgtattgttaaAATTAGGCTaagcaaaataaatgtatatatatttattattgtacTATACTTACTGTAGCTCTCAAGTATGtgtgttattataattatttttaatattttatttattaaataaaataaaatatttccctCTCAATATCCCCTCATTTATTCCATCATCAAAGTAAAATGATGCTGCACCAGATAAAACTGTCCTTTAACTTGGCAACTCCTTAaatctttgatttattttgtgttaaaattGTTTCTGCACGTCATTTCTTTACCTCGTTCTCCTTCTGCGTGCAGAGATCCGGCTTCAGACCGCCGCCCGGCTCCACACACGACTGGATCGGGCCCCCGAACCCTCTGTCCAACCTGCGGCCGATCATTTACCACGTCCCCGAGAACGAGTCCGAGCTGGAGAAGCGGCTGCGACACCTGAGGCAGGAGACGGAGGACTGGAACCACGAGTTCTGGACCAAGCAGAACGTCAGCTTCAACCAGGTGAAGGACCAGCAGACGGACACGTCATCCTCTCTTAGACGTAGTTTTATTTACTCTGGGAAAAACAAGACTTTTGCATGAAAATAGAGCGAAGGAAATCATCTAAAAACAGTGAATATTCCACGATTATTGTTGACACGAAAAAAGCCACagatctcagaactgaagaggtTCTGTCCTGAGGAATAGAAccaaattcctccaagctgctgtagacactgatgttttaagtcatttttaggtatatatattattaccaatacaaacaaaggaaatgcagaaagaaaacaaatgatggaCGTTGTGAAGGAAACTACTGAAGCCCTAAACAGTCACACATTCATaaatattatttcctccattttccacGTGATAACGAGttcatttcctgtgtttttctcgagttatttatctcattattaacgatatatttaatttgagagagTCCGTCATACGTGAGCTGCCACGCTGACTGATAGATGCTcttaacactaataataataataatgtaatagaGCTActgtttggtttgtgctttaatgtttaataGATAATTATTCTAGAGGAATaagataacgagataaataacgAGGTAAATTactggagaaaacagaaaaaatgtacTCGTTATCTGTAGAAAACGACATGTACTCGTACAGAATAATCTAATTGAATAATAATCCGTCCACTAATTAACTCgctgcaaagaaaaataaaacttgaagtAGTTAAATGATAAATAGTTAAATTATGACTGTGAAAATGAACCCGTTAACTCGGATTAATCCGTCGTCACGATCACACATGTGCAAATGTAGTGACAGGAAGCAGAACCAaccgataaagatggaagacgctaaacagcaggTTGGTCGTCTACATGGGACAttagaggacaaaaaaaaaaaacaagacgggACAGTGGACCAACATAAAGTattatcacactctgcaggaaggagttttcttttcaccaaagCACATTAACACCATGTTAGTCAGGGATTCTGCTAGAACTTTGACTAATGCGTCGTCCAACTTCacagagacaaaccaagacaaaccaagacaaagacaaatatgtgtccactcctgcaaaccactgttcactgggagagactgttctcagctgTCCTCtcgttggacaatgtcaacaagttagttcgTCTCAGTAGCAACAGGGACATTAACGTGGACAcatgttggtttaaaaaagacaaaaagcagtTCAGTTATTTCAAGGtgtctttcttgagtctgtttgctcatgcaaaatgaaacacgattaatatagattaagaattactgatatttaatcgtgattaaatcggattaaagtttttaatggtttaaagCACTAAATTAAAGCTGAATTACTTAATATTTCCTCTGGTTCATCATCATATGATCTGTACAGTGCGTCAGAGTTTCCTCTTTCACCAGCAGAGGGCGACATCGCACAATAAACAGagacattaataataataataataatttaatctgtttctctgcaggaaaAAGAGACTTTCATCATCTCACAGCTCAAGTCGAAAGGTCTGACTCTACGCGACGAAGACGGTGAGGATGAGACGATGATCACCCATCAGCCATAAGATTATGACCGGCTCCCTGTCAGTGAGGGCGTCAAATTAGACAAGAAATGAACATTAAGATCCTCAAAGTTTTTggatgttagaagcaggaaaaaaaatggagagatGGAAAATTTTAAGAGACTTTGACAAGGACCATAATCTGGGTCACAACTGCACCTGTTCGGGGCAAATCCTGGTCTGTACCGATCAGCGatggggaggaagagaagaagagataaATGGAAGAAGAGGtagaagggaggaggaagaggagaagtaaaACCAGAGACATAAACAACGTtaggtcgtaatgttatggctgattgttCCACCAAACAGGAGGCGGTATTTAtagtctctctgtctctgtcctcaggaCGACGTCGGACTCTGAGCAGCGAAGACATGGCCCAGTTTTATAAAAGCTTCCTGGACAGAAACCGAGTTCGACACGCGAATTACAACAAGTGAGTTTTTCCCGAGGCTTCGAGGACACGAACGAGCGTCAAACCGTCACCAAAAGAAAACACGTGTCCTCCACCTCTGCAGCCGCTTacatgtcttttgtttttttcacatccaGGGAGTGGTACCGACGTAACTTCACCATCACGTTACTCATGGCTCGAGTCGCCCTGAACGACATGTGGAGGACGGTCACtaaaaacagcaggaaaagcagcagctctcctcccacatgacaataaacctgaCGTCAACAAGTGTTTGGTTCCATCTGACTTCATTCTACTGATTATTATGAAAAGAAGAGATTTAGACATTCAAGTTTATGCTAATCTGTCTGTACCAGGACTAGAAAAACCAGGACTTCATGACTGAGGATGTTTATTCTGAAATCAattcaaataattcaaaatCTAACAGAACCACAGCacctttgttttcctgcagcagGTTTTTGTTGTCATGCTGCAGGTTTGGTCCATGAATCgactttttaattaattatttaaataagttCTGAATAGACGTCTTCAAATGTCCAAAATATTCAGTTTCCAGTCATAGAAGAGGACTCAGAAATCAAGCGTTTTTATAAAGAGGTTTAGTGCGACTGTAAAACTAAACCTTAGGGGTTATGGTTGTTTTGCataaatcagactttatttgatCAAGATTTCTGACTTATTTCcttcagttttaatttcagtATTTGTTCATATTGTcagattttttatgttttttcctcAGAATTCGTAATTTATTCTAAAACTTTAAGCGTTTATTTATGAATTTCATCAGAATTCTGATTTTTAATCCAAGAATCATAATTCTCTCaagaatttactttttttttctagaattccattttatttttgctgaatttgaaaattattctcatttttttttttattgacacagctgccttttttttttttttgcccagtaattgtgttaaaatgcaAAGTCAAATTTGACCCTAACTCAATATAAAGGTTAAATTATGTGATTATAGTTCAGATATTGTGACAGTTCTTCTTGTTTCTCTGAAATATTTCTAATAAATCTGGCTCCTTCACTCCGCGGGGCCATTTTACTGGTGGGCGGATCGATCAAAAACATCGATAATATCGATACCAACACCGATGTATATATTGATCGATACCAACGCAATGAGGTCGATACTTaggattatgttttttttcttattcaaaaTAGAAGTAAAAGGAAAGCAACTTACAAGATTTTGAAAAAACGTTGTAAGATTCAGCGGTAACAAAACAAACTTGTATAAGAAAAatcatagaaaataaaacagagctacagaaatgaagaaggagaaaaatcCCCCATCATGGAGGCAGAGGCCTTTCAGTTTAGAAAATAACCAGgtagattttatatatataatatttgttgTAGAGTgataatttaagaaaagaaatccagAAAATAAGTGCAATGAAGGGGAGAAATGCCGTCTTATTTTAGTATTGTATTCTATTTCCTAAACGCACATGCTAATTAAACAAAAGAACTTAGTTAAActtgtattttaacatttattgtaaCGTGACAAATTGATATCGACCCTGTGTTTATCTGATA contains:
- the mrps26 gene encoding 28S ribosomal protein S26, mitochondrial; its protein translation is MFQVVSRRSAQVSRLLSPGRAVLVEAVRGRKSRGDPVAKSKEGRIKVPPPVDPVEMVVMKERFSEYQLMMTALRMAFKEEVLRKKYEEETGSRAEERARQEAEEHRRLMAWNNEENQRLLTLRMQRVQKEEEEAQQKRLEAALKLDQEKEELIKEKEKEILQLQEDVKNFITLENLDQRIEEALDNPKNYNFALDKEGRVVKQTLLR
- the si:dkey-33c12.3 gene encoding neurofilament light polypeptide translates to MSYDSYISYRRPWDSYKGSRTKSSMSSSFYSSSRAPPPPGKRILRTASSSLPDGSQRMDLAQASSLNTELLGVRSQERAQLVDLNDRFATYIEKVRHLELQNRALLAELDALKRRQSDPSRLQGLYEGEARSLRAMIDSESGEKMRMEAERDYLRDVYEQMKERCEEEARRRVDAEEALQRAREEASRAVVYNCDAEATVASLSDEMAFLKKVFAEEQAELQAQLQVASISVDVEVSRPDLSSALRDIRAQYERLAHKNMQAAEEWYQSKFASVAEMASKNNEAVHAIREETQEYRRLLQSRSSEIDALRNVINSLNKQLEDLEETQAKEVTKYQMRISELEQDIAEAKQEMARYLREYQDLLNVKMALDIEIAAYRKLLEGEEIRLAYPSLPGLI
- the LOC125024089 gene encoding cytochrome c oxidase assembly factor 8 — encoded protein: MAAGAAMGCLTWRSLGSLTLCSLHSVRISAAGSRLCSSGQSAQRENPPERSGFRPPPGSTHDWIGPPNPLSNLRPIIYHVPENESELEKRLRHLRQETEDWNHEFWTKQNVSFNQEKETFIISQLKSKGLTLRDEDGRRRTLSSEDMAQFYKSFLDRNRVRHANYNKEWYRRNFTITLLMARVALNDMWRTVTKNSRKSSSSPPT